CAACAATTCGGGCGGCACTCGGGGCTTCAGGATGACCTCAGGAGGCTGCGAACTACTCTGCTACGGACACGTTTCATCTTAAAGAGCGCCGAGAAGAGGTGCACCAAAGACGACAACCTTTTCCAAATCCTCCAAGAACTCAAAGACGCCGCCTACGATGCTGAAGACTTGCTGGACGAATTCGGATACCAAGTCCTGCAGAAAAAAGGCTGAAAGCCAAGAGAATCAGAGAGGTAACTTCTTATCTTCTTCTCTTACACTTGCCAAAATGTGTTCAATAGAGATGGTGATGCTGTGGCTAAAGTGAGGGAGGTTATGGGGAGGTTAGATAGCATTGGTGATGATATGGAAAAAGTCATCAGACTCCTGGATTTAGATAATGAAGGGAAAAAATATCAGAGATCGACGAGACGAGAGACGAGCTCATTCTTAACTGAACCCGAAGTGTTTGggcgagaaaaagaaaaagaacaagtgATAAAACTGCTGTTAAAGTCGAGAGATACAACTAAACCCGGTGATGATCTTGTCCGTGTTTGTTCAAAGAGACAAAAGAAGGATAGTATTTCTATTTTGCCAGTGGTCGGTATCGGAGGGATCGGAAAAACTACTCTTGCTCAGCAGATTTACAATGATCCGAAGCTGAATGATTATTTTGAGCCAAAGATTTGGGTTTGCGTGTCTGATAATTTTGATGGGaaaaggctaactaaagaaatAATAGAGTCTGTTACTCGGGAGAGACTCTCTGATCACCAGAATTTGAATTGTCTTCAGGAGATCCTTAAGGAAAAGATAATGTCAAAGAGATTCATGCTCGTCCTTGATGACATCTGGAATGATGACCACAACGAATGGGATTGTCTGTGTGCGCCATTAAGGTTCGGGGCTGCAGGGAAGCAAGATCTTGGTAACAACTAGATCTCAAAAGGTTGCAGAGATGATGGGCACAATGGAGCCAGTCTTCTTACAGGGTTTAGCAAATGATGCCTATTGGGAACTTTTTAGTATACATGCATTTGGTTCTCAGAACCCCAAAGAACATCCTGAGTTGGAAGCTCTTGGCAAGAAGATTGTTGATAGGCTGAAGGGATCTCCACTTGCAGCAAAGACACTAGGAGGCTTGTTGAATTTAGACTTGGATGAGAGGCGTTGGAGAACCATCATGGACAGTAAAATATGGGAACTAAAACAACGTGAAGATGGCATTATGCCGGTCCTACAGTTGAGCTATCAGTACCTGCCTGGATATCTGAAGCAGTGTGTTGCATATTGTTCTATATTTCCTAAAGATTACGCATACACAAAAGACGAGCTAGTCCAAGTCTGGATGGCACAAGGCTTCATTGTACCTCAAGAAAATGTGCGGATTGAAGAGGTAGGAAGTGAGTACTTCCATGATTTACTTGGCAGATCTTTCTTTCAGCATTCAAGGAaggatgtatatgtgatgcatgatttGATACACGATCTGGTACAATCTATCTCAGTCGACGAACATCTAAGAATAGAAGATGGCAAGCGACAAGAAATCCCTAGCAGGCTTCGACACCTATCAATATATACTGAGAATCTGGAGCCCAGTACGCTAATGGACTTTGCCAATTATAAGAATCTACGCACCCTTGTCTTCGGGGATTTGTATGATGCAAACTTTGATTCTATGCTTGATTGCTTGTTCACAGTGTCAACAAAGATTCGTGTGTTGAAATTAAGGAATTGTGGGATCAAAGAGTTGCCTGAAAGTATTGGCAATTTAAAACATCTTCGATACCTTGATATCTCTATCAACAATATTCAAAGGTTGCCTGAATCGCTGTGTAACCTTTACAATCTTCAGGTGTTAAATATATTCTACTGCCCAATTGGAAATTTTCCTACACGCATGACCAACTTGGTTAAATTGAGGCATCTTGAAGTGCGTGAGGAGACAAAATGCGAGTTGGCTGATATCAGGAAATTGATGTCTCTCCAAGAGTTGCCGGTATTCAAAGTTGTAAAGCAGAGAGGGCACAAGATTGAAGAATTAAAGGACATGATACAACTTCGTGGAAGAATTTGCATTAAAAATCTTGAGAGCATCGAAAGTGAGAAAGAGGCCAGCCAGGCTAAGCTGAATAATAAACAGTACCTTGATGAATTGGCCTTGTTATGGGATATCGATAGAGGCAGCAGCTCCGGGAATGATGATGAGGTACTTGAAGGCCTCAAACCACATTCCAATCTTCGAAGGCTGGAAATCAAAAACTATGGTGGTGCCCGTTTTCCAAGTTGGCTGGAGCCACAATCGCTCAAATATTTGAAAGCTATTTGCCTAGAAAATATCCAAAGCTGCATGCAACTTCCATCTCTGGGGCAACTACCATTCCTCGAGATTCTGCGCATCAAAAATATGCATGCGGTGAAGCAAGTTGGTCATGAATTCTATGGCTCTCCAGAGGTCAAAGGATTCCTGTTGCTGGAAAAGCTGGAGATTTCAGACATGCCGGAATGGGAAGAATGGGTCAGCGCAGATGGTATCCAAGTATTTCCTCGACTGCTTAAGTTGGATATCCAGAACTGTCCCAAGCTAAGGGGTTTAGCctgcctccctccctccctcagaGAATTGTCCCTAGAGAATGTGGGAATAAATATGCTCCCAGAATCGTGGGACGGAGACCATAGTTTTACTGATAAGAGCAGTATGACACAGCGCAGCAGAAGCAGCAGCAGGACCTCTTCAATTTCTAACATGCGTATCTGCCAGTGTCCAAACCTGGTAAATCTGGAACAATGGCTGTTGTCGCACCACCTGCCGGCTATCAGGGTCTTGAGTATTATTGACTGTCAAAAGGTTGTGCGGTTGCCAATTAAAAGGTTTAAAGACTTTCTCTCCCTAGAGGATTTGACAATCATGGACTGCCCCTTGCTCCCGTCCCCAGTGCAGCTGATCCTTCCCTCTTCTCTCCGAGGTCTTGCATTGGATTCATGTGGTCATCTGGATGAGTCACTACCCGGCTGCCTGCACAACCTCACCTCTCTCACCTGGTTGAAGTTAAACCGCTGCCCACACATAACATCTCTTCCAGGAGAAGTGCTCGGTCGCATGATTGCTCTCAGAGTTTTGATTATTCGGGACTGCGGAGAACTGCGGTCACTAGGGGACTTGCGAGCTCTCAGATCTCTTGGATACTTGAATATAAGAAGATGTCCTCGGCTCACGGTATTGGCAAATGAGGAGGAGCAGGGCGAGGGTTCGGCACGTCTTCTCTTCCTGCGCATCGACGACACTGCCCTGGTCAAAGTGTTGTTCTCCACAATCACCCCGCCCTCCCTTGAAATGCTCGAAATCATTGACTCAACTGAACTCATATTGTTCGCTGGAGAGGAGCAATTGTGGTTGCAAGGACTCAAATCTCTCAGACACCTATGTCTTGTAAATTGCAACAATCTTCAGTCCCTGCCAACAGAGTTGCATAGCCTTTCCAACCTCGAATATTTGGAGATAGCAAATTGCCCTGAGATCCGCTCGCTTCCAGAGAAGGGCCTGCCTTCATCCCTGGAAGCTTTAGATTTCGATAATTGTCATCCGGTGTTGACAGAGCAATTGCAAAGGCACAGGAAAATGATGAAAAAGTCGCATAAGTCTCTCGTAACATGTGCCCGCAATATATCTTGGTGCAAACTGATGGCCGTTACTCTTTTCTACTCAGCCAGCGGTAGAAAATGGATTGATTCTTAAAAAGCGAAAAATGGATTGTTTGTATTTACGATGAACTGCAGTGCTTGGAAATGTATGTAGACTGATGATTTACAGCCGAAGTGAGTGAGAATGTACCATCTCTGCAAGCACGCATTTTTATTGTTGCAAAGCGAGTCTTTTTTGAGACACAGACTTATCTTGAACTGCATCCATCATATGGTTTATATTAATAAACATAATGTCCATGGTAGGCTTCGCCCTCCTTTCTCCCAAAAACAACAACTATAGTTCAAGTAGGCCCTGATTTAGCCTCTTGGTGGACATACCTCCAATCTGGTTAAATATTGCTTTCATCAAGATTGGTGAGAGGTCAGGCTATTGAGGAGGACTGCCTCTATTTCATAAGCCAAAATTGCATACCGGCCTCATTTGCACACTATCATAGACAAACAAAaggtgaaagaagaagaaaacgaaAGGAGCGCCACCAGAACTTTTAGTGCTTAACATACACTGTTTGGTCAAATGCAACATTTGCATCAGCAACATATCCAGGCTACAAGTTTGTGATCAAACCTCATAGGCAATGATGCCGCAAAAGGGATAGTCACTGGGAACAGTTTGGGTTGGATTGAACAACTAAATTGGGAGACTTTTTTCGGCATCTCGCATGTAAATATTGGTGGAAAGTTGCATGGTGCTCTATTAAAAAGTACATAAAAAACAATATTGGGAAATCAGATATAGTTTTTGTTTGAACATATAAGCCCCGACTGCCCATAATTCTCCTATAaatatctcttttgataaaaaaTTATGGTAAATTATGGGAAAACTTGCATGATTTTATTCTCGGAAGATTGACACTTTTCAAAATGTTGTTTCATTTACATCCTGTGTACATAGTTTAGCACACATTTACACCTCCACATAAATAGCCACACTGGATCTGTACATGATCTCTCTTGTGGGCCCCATAATTTCAGTGGTCATGGATTTGATGTTGCTCATATTTCCTCCTGGCAGGTCTATCCATACCCGTCAAAGCCTTGCGctcttttcaccaaaaaaaaacaaaaaaaaaagggggacttGCTTAGCGGCCATTTTATTGGCCGGTCCTTAACATTAAATCGTTATTGATCGGTTGTTTAACAATCGGTCCAGATATATTTCAACATTATAATATGGAACTAAAATGCCCCCACCTCTTCCATTTCCACCGAAAAAGAGGCAGAAAAAGGCAGCCACCGGCCACGGCCCGCCTCCTCCCAAGCCCCCTCTCACGCCTGCCGCCGGCCACGACCCGTCCCCTCCCGCACCCCCTGCCCCCTTCTGCACCGCTAGGAATGCCCCTGCCCccacggtggggaggtgccgaagaagaggaaccGCTGGCCAGCCGCAGGCGCAGCCACCTTGGGCCCCCTCCTGTGGCTGCCACCGTCCAGCCCCCTTCCGTCGCCgccggcctcgcgggaggagaaggaagaagaaagaaggagaagggaagaagagaagaaaaaagaaaataaaaaaaagaaaaagaaaataaaagaagaaaataaaagaaaataaaaataaagttaaatcATCTTTGAATAcagttaaataagtttggaacacaTTTAATCTAGCATGGCATACAGAATAAGCTTGTAACACAATTAAATAAGTTCGGAACACACTTATTCTAGCCtggcacacagttaaattgCCACCGTCAACCATGAGTCACCATCCACATCCCTCGCTGGTGAGTCCCCATCCACCGTTGAAGCTCCCTCGGGTTCTGGGGGCTACCACTAAGGCAACTAGGGGTGCTGCCCCTGTTCCTTACTTCCTCTTTTTCATCGAGCACGACTTTCGCCAATTACTCACCACTGCCCCCACTGCCTCCGTCTACCACCCATCAGATCTCGATCACAACAGCCACCATGAACCACCCTCTCATCCTTCCCATAATtactaaaaaaagaagaaataagaagaaagaaagcaaagaggaggaagaagaagaagaggagagagagaaaaaccatccctttcttcctctctctctctctcttgtttcttcgctcttctctctctaatatccctatttctctctctaaaagaCCAGAACCCAGTAAGAGAGGTCCCATCCTTGGTTCAACCTTTCTTTCTCTACTTGATTTGTAGATCCTAAACCGATTTATCCAGTTAGAACTTGAAGCCTCTATTTCAGGTTGCTTAGAGCTTTTTAAGTTGTACTTAGATTTTTAAATAGTAAATAGCAAGTAATTTATTCTTCTTAAACAATTTTTGATAGGTGCAGTGGATTTGCCCAACTGAACCTAATGATCTTTAGGCGACAGAGCTAAGTGACCCCGgcataaatattataaattttaaattaccGGTCAATTTTATAGTAACATGCAATTTTTTTCATGATCATAATTCATACGTAAATCATTTACAATAAAGTATTCAATAAGAATGCTATTTGTCCAAGAACTTAGATCATTTCcaatcatatgcttgatcctaagTATTCAATAAGAATGTTTGTAGTCGAAAGTTTCATATACTCCCTTTCTCTTGCTAAGCTCTATGTGGCTGTTTGGATTCTAGATGAAGAAAGAGGATATCTTGTCAAGGTTTCTGGTGCAGAAGACGAAGGACCCGAAGAATTTGAATGATCAGTACCTTAGAGACATAATATTGAACTTCATAATTGCCGGGAGAGACACGACGGCGGTCACTCTTTCTTGGTTCTTCTACATGCTTTGCAAGCATCCATCTCTGCAAGAAAAGCTTGCTCAAGAAATAAAGGAAGCAACCAAAACAAATGACAGCATATCGATTGCAGATTTTCCCTCCAGTTGACTGACGAGGCACTTGACAAGATGCAGTATCTCCATGCAGCTCTGACTGAGACACTGAGGATATATCCTGCTGTCCCTGAGGTCATCTGTTATTCCAATGAAATTAATTTATCGACAAAAAGTTAACTATATTTTAATTGTTTTGGCGTATAATGACACAATTGGTTTTACCTTCCATGTTGAAGGACCCAAAGATTTGTTTCTCTGATGACACTCTGCCGGGTGGATTCGATGTAAAGAAAGGGGACATGGTATGCTTTCTACCTTATTCGATGGGGAGAATGAAAGTCCTGTTGGGAGTGGATGCAGAAGTTTTCCGTCCGGAGAGATGGCTCGATGAAAATGGGGTTTCCGACCTGAGAAACCCTTCAAGTTCACTGCCTTTCAGGTAATACTTCTTTACTTGAATTGAGTTTTATTCTACGTTAGCATAAATTTTGGGCTCAATAATTGTTCAATCTGTGTTCATAAATTTCTTATGTTTGGCTTGATTGTAGGCTTGCTCAAGCTTGAATTAGAAGTACACAAGCTGGACTTAATCCTAGGTATTTAGGCTCCAAATGTTTTCAATTTGGGATGCACATTGTATATCCGTGATCAACCACTGTATTCAAATCAATGGCTGAAATCAGATTCTAAACCTAAAAGCTTAAGTTCGAAGTAGGTAGAACTAAGGTGTTATATGGCAAGTTGTCTAAATGGTTTAATGGATTATTCATTATATTTGCTCAAACaatgattttgattttttttgtgtcTGTGTGTTTTTCTGAATGAAGCTGGTGGACTAGGAGTCCATCAGCTTCATTCAGAAAAATGGCGATTTGTGTGATTCTAGCTAGGCTGCTAGAAACaaagggagaaggagaaaaaagaaaccaaaagGAAGAATAGTACATAACTTCAGATAAACATTGGAATCATCTTGGAAAGAGAGCTGTAAGTGCTGCAGAACTTCTGGGGGCAATGCTGTGAGTTTCAAGCTTGATAAAACCTAGGGCAAGCTTGATTTgacgttttttctttttttcttataattttGCTAGGACAAGTGGAAGCATGGTTAAGTATTGGGGTGATGGTGGGATTAAACCTGGTTCTCTTGTATCAGTATAAgagattctttttccttttacaaCCTCTTAAAACCAAAACCCAAGCCAATTGGCCTGAGATAACCTCCAAAACTTGGTAGGAAAATCTGCTGTGCAGAAGACGTACGTTTCCCAGGAGAGTGCATGCCTTACTAGCCATATTAGATCAGCAGCAAGTTGGCACCCTCAAGCTTGATTCAAGTTTCATTCAGCTTGATTTAAGTTTGACTTGAATTCAGCTCAATATAAAGGATTCGAGTTTATCAAGCTGCTCAAAATAGGTTCATTTTCGTTTCATCTCAACACTTTGGCTGAATGAAgcttaataaaattagaaactAAACTAGCTTGATACTGAAACTCAGATTTCAAATTCTCAGGGGGGATTAAGTTCCTCTATACAATGCTTAAAAAAGGTCTTGTTCGACTCCTTGTTGCCATATCTATTTCATGCATGGTTCTTAATCCCAATCAATTTGTATTTtgataaatatcaaaaaaaaacattaagtGAGCTAATTTACTGTTAGCTCCTAATCCAGGTATCCATTCTTTTCCCTTGTTTTATGCAAAGTTAGAAATAGAACTAATTATCTTTATGAGAACTGATTACCAAATCTTCTTGTCATTTGTTTTCATTGCATGGATGGATCATCTGAAATTGTATATATTATCTGTCCTATTTTCATCTTAGAAATAACCTGTCAAGACTTCCATTCGCAGGCTGGTCCCCGAATTTGTTTGGGAAAGGAATTTGCATACAGGCAGACGAAGATCTTTGCAGCACTCCTCATCCACTTCTTCACATTTATGCTGAGTGATGAGAGAAAGGATGTCAACTATAAGAGCACGATAACTCTTAGAATCGATCAGGGACTCCATCTTTTAGCCTACCAAAGAGAACCGATGGCTTGTTCAAATGATCCTTTTATGTAACCAAGATGCACCAACTGCTATAATGTCAAGGGTTATGGAGTATTGTCAACACTGGCAAAAAAATGGTTTAGCTTTGCCATTAGTGCATCTAGTAGCTTAATTTTGGTCTCTTGAAGACTAGCAAATCTTCTCTATTCTTAAGATTCTGTCATAAAAATGAGTACCGGAATATCATTAAACTAGTGAAATGCATGTGCAGTTCATGTGAATAATGATAGATAATTTAGTTAGGCTTAAGTTAGATGTCCATTATTTAATATTCTACTAGTTGTGTGCTTCATCATATACttataattttatttcatgCTTTACCATGATAGCTAATTTAAATTAGTTTAGGTACTATTATTCCTCTTTAcagtatataaaaaaaagtaaaagaaatagCTAACTCCTTTTAGATTGTATTTGTTGGGAACCATGGTTGCTACTATAATAGCATTGAGCATGTAATTTGAGAAAATCCATGCGAGAATTTGTGAGAATTTGCATACTTGAACAAGCAACTCTTAATTTCCAAAGACTCAAATTTAATGCCCTGAAATGTGAACTACAGCCACATATACAGTTACCTACATCCGCATGTTTAGAATTTCAGTAGTTTTCTCCAAGGGTCCAAATTAGCATTTAATCTTTAATATCAGAAATATGTGGCCTAGGTTTGCAATGAGCTTAAGCCAAGGTTTAAGTGCTGTGTGCAGAGCTCCATAACACCTTAGAGAGAAACATAAGTGTAATTGATCcatgaaaaaaaatttgtagaagtagaaat
This Phoenix dactylifera cultivar Barhee BC4 unplaced genomic scaffold, palm_55x_up_171113_PBpolish2nd_filt_p 000312F, whole genome shotgun sequence DNA region includes the following protein-coding sequences:
- the LOC120105574 gene encoding cytochrome P450 704C1-like; amino-acid sequence: MQYLHAALTETLRIYPAVPEDPKICFSDDTLPGGFDVKKGDMVCFLPYSMGRMKVLLGVDAEVFRPERWLDENGVSDLRNPSSSLPFRLAQA